A single Brassica rapa cultivar Chiifu-401-42 chromosome A04, CAAS_Brap_v3.01, whole genome shotgun sequence DNA region contains:
- the LOC103864664 gene encoding putative ethylene-responsive transcription factor ERF121, protein MFGQKSNAKKRYVRLQSPCIAYINPTRSICFQIFIPLSIFLQLFTKKMDYSYNVPSDDQNPVALRPPSSSSSYLTRDQEHQIMVSALRQVISNVGSDTSSPNGITSGADLPLPDAGPCPLCGITGCYGCAFQQRDEEIKKEKKHKGVRKKPSGKWSAEIWDPSSKVRRWLGVFPTAEMAARAYDEAAAEFIERISARRGQMNGHGIKRRRR, encoded by the coding sequence ATGTTTGGTCAAAAATCAAATGCTAAAAAAAGGTACGTACGTCTCCAATCTCCATGCATCGCCTATATAAACCCTACTCGGTCCATTTGTTTTCAGATCTTCATACCACTCTCGATCTTTCTCCAactctttacaaaaaaaatggatTATTCATACAACGTTCCCTCTGATGATCAAAACCCTGTTGCACTACgacctccttcttcttcttcttcgtattTGACAAGAGATCAAGAGCATCAGATCATGGTCTCTGCACTGCGACAAGTGATATCTAACGTCGGGAGTGACACGTCATCACCAAACGGGATCACCAGCGGAGCTGATCTTCCCCTTCCGGATGCTGGTCCCTGTCCTCTCTGCGGCATCACTGGCTGCTACGGCTGCGCTTTCCAACAGAGGGATGAAGAGATAAAAAAGGAGAAGAAACACAAAGGAGTAAGGAAAAAGCCATCGGGTAAATGGTCGGCGGAGATATGGGATCCAAGTTCGAAAGTAAGGAGATGGCTTGGAGTGTTTCCAACGGCGGAGATGGCGGCGCGTGCATACGACGAGGCTGCGGCTGAGTTTATCGAGAGAATATCAGCGAGACGTGGCCAAATGAACGGACATGGAATTAAGCGAAGGCGGAGATGA